Proteins encoded together in one Cardiocondyla obscurior isolate alpha-2009 linkage group LG07, Cobs3.1, whole genome shotgun sequence window:
- the LOC139104303 gene encoding uro-adherence factor A translates to MQKVFPVLALIAFACDISRGILVHGDPARKPEVPERSVDYEYQTESRGHGDAEVPRGRAENRSSESPVGKWRSNGEALEPKWRDGDSVPLLPFSHYRSYTKDEVEDAEQESFSETSRRPLKYHFATDQPDRPRGNPRRLPPLEESGGSYRSRDYESLNEDYPRKRRRPLKNPQSPIVPSETIDSAASSDGKRGRNVVDGSLNDREMTWRYRETFQARPSEYEHEFSDEEYLRPRPRKRRPPQNYEFALANEASSSDEESRNSPRHPSKVDETTMLPEKERENALELKSLLKMQQEEGSSLSEILQRKNLTLSDLLKGKADVINALKSRIADESDEYIEEMSRVMSDSLMKLAATVTPPWKSTQSSPTSTTVKLTTSDAITDNSVSQTTTVASEAKSLEKNPARDASRVKEESEDAEMTQSAQGSSWLRPPTTPLALSTITTSTTPSPPIALNSAEYFLNDDSNAESTSDRGTRLESLDEDEIMEFSDFTDFKKGKSQAAPVWTNPPKEKIVISQQAPRDTESTLSIEKILNPTERTKPAEGRGNNQDDDTSGRNNGKTIRDNGQLVPIATEDYSTFDEAAYQNDASKKPEDDWARSEIRDHSSNIAAVLSRVEKKQTTSSAQDGKELRDKNHSAEYHQVTRSPGEGTRAMENHRDVRRYEDVVSEIEPEARAEIFELFASGSAGKRLERLLKSRNMSVEELIALRQRGSSKVHLTEVSQLRMSKPKNHQTMELSNANDFSNEQITIPLSSGSKHISESKISEHEDAKQDEETMNQFKDIMSYLHNPFFDKDVENISMSKLLDLVEHDRNASEKATRLQNGTMDVGELENPRRTVQIVDLLTTFGSLPFAKDVQRQFGAEIDNEYEPETELSADRNNTSVVVIDERANTLRSDNSSEYHAGYVEEIVKEEPNIIDVKTAVYGETISTNDGEEKKTLSRVKPSIIASGAILGVTIVVFLAIFIVCRIRQKQKYTYRNTFSRAVFQGPVMAARKLSNSSSLNAVMVNVVATSTTKRPERSEAQEADDFDKSDMDNDSLDANDSWETIPDYAK, encoded by the exons ATGCAGAAGGTGTTCCCGGTGCTCGCGCTCATCGCATTCGCGTGTGACATCTCGCGCGGTATTCTGGTCCACGGCGATCCCGCGAGGAAGCCGGAAGTCCCGGAACGCAGCGTCGACTATGAGTATCAG ACGGAATCGCGCGGACACGGTGACGCGGAGGTGCCGCGGGGTCGCGCGGAAAATCGGTCGAGCGAGTCACCCGTGGGTAAATGGAGGAGCAACGGCGAAGCCCTCGAGCCAAAGTGGCGCGACGGCGACTCCGTACCCTTGCTACCGTTCTCCCATTACCGATCCTACACGAAGGACGAGGTCGAGGATGCTGAGCAAGAAAGCTTCTCCGAAACAAGTCGCCGGCCGCTCAAGTATCATTTCGCGACGGACCAGCCGGACCGTCCCCGAGGGAATCCGAGGCGACTTCCACCTCTGGAAGAGAGCGGAGGTTCGTACCGGAGTCGAGATTACGAGAGCCTTAACGAAGATTATCCACGCAAACGACGTCGTCCGCTAAAGAACCCGCAAAGTCCGATCGTCCCCTCCGAGACGATCGACAGCGCGGCGAGCAGCGACGGAAAACGCGGTCGCAACGTCGTCGACGGCTCGCTGAACGATCGGGAGATGACCTGGAGATACCGCGAGACCTTCCAGGCTCGTCCGAGCGAGTACGAGCACGAATTCAGCGACGAGGAGTACCTGAGGCCGCGTCCGAGGAAGAGGCGGCCGCCGCAGAACTACGAGTTCGCTCTGGCGAACGAGGCGTCGTCGAGCGATGAAGAATCGAGAAACTCACCACGACATCCGTCAAAAGTCGACGAGACGACGATGTTACCCGAGAAGGAGCGAGAGAACGCGCTCGAGCTGAAATCTCTTCTGAAGATGCAACAGGAAGAGGGCTCGAGCCTGTCTGAGATACTACAGCGAAAGAATCTGACCCTGAGCGATCTCCTGAAAGGGAAAGCCGACGTGATAAACGCCTTGAAATCAAGAATCGCCGACGAGTCCGACGAGTACATCGAGGAGATGTCGAGGGTGATGTCCGACTCGCTGATGAAGCTCGCTGCGACGGTGACGCCGCCCTGGAAGTCCACGCAATCGTCTCCGACGAGCACCACTGTAAAATTAACGACTTCGGACGCAATTACGGACAACTCTGTGTCCCAGACAACAACCGTCGCGAGTGAAGCGAAGAGTCTCGAGAAGAATCCCGCGAGAGATGCGAGTCGCGTTAAAGAAGAATCGGAAGACGCCGAGATGACGCAATCCGCGCAAGGCTCTTCGTGGCTGAGACCACCGACGACTCCCCTGGCGCTCTCGACGATCACCACGTCGAcgacgccgtcgccgccgatcGCCCTGAACTCCGCGGAGTACTTTCTGAATGACGACAGCAACGCAGAGTCGACGAGCGATCGCGGAACGAGGCTCGAAAGTCTCGACGAAGATGAGATCATGGAGTTCTCCGACTTCACGGACTTCAAGAAGGGCAAGAGCCAGGCGGCACCGGTCTGGACGAATCCACCGAAGGAGAAGATCGTCATCTCGCAACAGGCGCCTCGCGACACCGAGTCCACCTTAAGCATCGAAAAGATTCTCAATCCCACGGAACGGACCAAGCCGGCAGAAGGTCGTGGGAACAATCAGGATGACGACACCAGCGGTCGCAATAATGGAAAAACGATTCGAGATAACGGTCAATTAGTTCCTATCGCCACGGAGGATTACAGCACGTTCGACGAAGCCGCGTACCAGAACGACGCTTCGAAGAAGCCCGAGGACGACTGGGCGCGAAGTGAAATACGGGATCACTCGAGTAACATCGCCGCGGTTTTAAGCCGCGTTGAGAAGAAGCAAACCACGAGCTCGGCCCAGGACGGAAAAGAGTTGCGCGATAAGAATCACTCGGCTGAGTACCATCAAGTGACTCGATCACCGGGAGAAGGAACTCGCGCAATGGAGAACCACCGGGACGTGAGACGCTACGAAGACGTCGTCTCCGAGATCGAGCCGGAGGCGCGGGCAGAGATCTTCGAGCTGTTCGCGTCCGGTTCGGCCGGCAAGCGACTGGAACGTCTCCTCAAATCGAGAAACATGAGCGTGGAAGAGCTGATCGCTCTACGTCAAAGAGGCTCCAGCAAGGTCCACTTGACGGAAGTATCGCAACTGCGAATGTCCAAACCGAAGAATCATCAAACAATGGAGCTGTCTAACGCGAACGATTTCTCTAACGAACAAATTACCATTCCGCTCTCATCTGGCAGCAAGCATATTAGCGAAAGTAAGATCTCGGAACATGAAGACGCGAAGCAAGACGAAGAGACGATGAATCAGTTTAAAGATATCATGAGCTATTTGCACAATCCGTTCTTTGACAAAGACGTGGAGAACATATCGATGTCGAAATTGCTGGATCTCGTTGAACACGATAGAAACGCATCTGAAAAAGCAACGCGCCTACAGAACGGTACAATGGATGTCGGCGAATTGGAAAATCCACGGCGAACGGTGCAGATCGTCGATTTATTGACAACATTCGGTTCTCTGCCTTTCGCGAAAGACGTGCAGCGACAGTTCGGGGCTGAAATCGATAACGAATACGAGCCAGAAACAGAGCTTTCGGCGGACAGAAATAACACGAGTGTGGTGGTGATCGATGAACGAGCAAATACCCTTCGATCGGATAACTCTAGCGAATACCACGCCGGCTATGTTGAAGAAATCGTAAAAGAGGAACCGAATATCATCGACGTAAAAACGGCGGTGTACGGCGAAACGATCAGCACGAACGAcggagaagagaagaagacTCTGTCGAGGGTGAAGCCGAGCATAATAGCGAGCGGCGCAATTCTGGGGGTGACGATCGTCGTGTTCCTGGCGATTTTCATCGTGTGCCGAATTCGACAGAAGCAGAAATACACGTACAGAAACACTTTCTCCCGCGCGGTGTTCCAAGGTCCGGTTATGGCGGCGAGAAAACTATCGAATTCTAGCAGCTTGAACGCTGTGATGGTGAACGTCGTGGCTACATCGACGACTAAGAGGCCGGAGAGATCCGAAGCTCAAGAGGCGGACGATTTTGATAAGAGCGATATGGACAACGACTCGTTAGACGCAAACGACAGTTGGGAAACGATACCCGATT